The Saccharopolyspora gloriosae genome window below encodes:
- the tal gene encoding transaldolase, which yields MTNNQNLTALSQAGVAIWLDDLSRQRITSGNLTELINDYAVVGVTSNPTIFAKALSNAADYNDQVRELAARGASVDDTVRELTTKDVRDAADVFRNVYEAGDDGRVSLEVDPRLAHDTDRTVAEALELWKAVDRPNLMVKIPATVEGLPAITRVLAEGVSVNVTLIFSVDRYRDVMDAYLAGLEQAKANGHELSTIASVASFFVSRVDSEIDKRLEGIEGGQDLQGKAAIANARLAYAAYEEVFSSDRFQALAASGAKPQRALWASTGVKDPSYSDTRYVDQLVAPNTVNTMPEATLFATADHAQVDGDQVSGTKDASQQVFDDLTAAGIDLDDVFAVLEREGVEKFEKSWEELLDTVREQLDQAK from the coding sequence GTGACGAACAACCAGAACCTCACCGCGCTCAGCCAGGCGGGCGTGGCGATCTGGCTGGACGACCTGTCCCGCCAGCGGATCACGTCCGGCAACCTGACCGAGCTGATCAACGACTACGCGGTCGTGGGCGTCACCAGCAACCCCACGATCTTCGCGAAGGCGCTGTCGAACGCGGCCGACTACAACGACCAGGTGCGTGAGCTCGCCGCCCGCGGTGCCAGCGTGGACGACACCGTCCGCGAGCTGACCACCAAGGACGTGCGCGACGCCGCCGACGTCTTCCGCAACGTCTACGAGGCGGGCGACGACGGCCGGGTCTCGCTGGAGGTGGACCCGCGCCTGGCGCACGACACCGACCGCACGGTCGCCGAGGCGCTCGAGCTGTGGAAGGCCGTGGACCGGCCGAACCTGATGGTCAAGATCCCGGCGACGGTCGAGGGCCTGCCCGCGATCACCCGGGTGCTGGCCGAGGGCGTCAGCGTGAACGTGACGCTGATCTTCTCCGTGGACCGCTACCGGGACGTGATGGACGCGTACCTGGCCGGCCTGGAGCAGGCCAAGGCCAACGGCCACGAGCTGAGCACCATCGCCTCGGTCGCGTCGTTCTTCGTGTCCCGCGTGGACAGCGAGATCGACAAGCGGCTGGAGGGCATCGAGGGCGGCCAGGACCTGCAGGGCAAGGCGGCCATCGCCAACGCCCGGCTGGCCTACGCGGCCTACGAGGAGGTCTTCTCCTCCGACCGCTTCCAGGCGCTGGCCGCGTCCGGCGCGAAGCCGCAGCGCGCGCTGTGGGCCTCGACCGGCGTGAAGGACCCGTCGTACTCCGACACCCGCTACGTCGACCAGCTGGTGGCGCCGAACACGGTCAACACCATGCCGGAGGCGACGCTGTTCGCCACCGCCGACCACGCTCAGGTGGACGGTGACCAGGTCAGCGGCACCAAGGACGCCTCGCAGCAGGTGTTCGACGACCTGACCGCGGCGGGCATCGACCTCGACGACGTGTTCGCGGTGCTGGAGCGCGAGGGCGTCGAAAAGTTCGAGAAATCCTGGGAGGAGCTGCTCGACACTGTGCGCGAGCAGCTCGACCAGGCCAAGTAG
- the tkt gene encoding transketolase → MSVTDDLARLTTKRLPADWTELDQRAVDTVRVLAADAVEKCGSGHPGTAMSLAPAAYALFQRVMRHDPTDADWIGRDRFVLSAGHSSLTLYLQLFLSGYGLELDDIKALRTWDSKTPGHPEYWHTPGVETTTGPLGQGLANGVGMAIAARRERGLLDPESAPGESLFDHQIYVIASDGDIEEGVTSEASSLAGTQQLGNLTVIYDANEISIEDDTRIALSEDTAKRYEAYGWHVVTVDGGEDVASILDALDAAKGKPDQPTLIVLRTVIGFPAPTKMNTGKAHGAALGGDEITGIKNALGFDPDKTFEVSDEVLAHARKVVDRGQAAHAEWQQGFDAWAAANPERKALLDRIRVRELPAGWHEKLPTWEADGKGVATRKASGEVLAALADVLPELWGGSADLAESNNTTMKGVDSFGPAHISTNSWNAQPYGRTLHFGVREHAMGSILNGIALHGGTRPYGGTFLIFSDYMRPAVRLAALMKAPTIYVWTHDSIGLGEDGPTHQPIEQLSSLRAIPGLSVVRPADANETSFAWKAVLEDTTAPAGLALTRQGVPTLEGTDAEGVAKGGYVLTEASSGTPELVIIATGSEVQLAVEARKILEADGVATRVVSMPCVEWFDRQDKAYRQQVLPPSVRARVSVEAGIAQSWHRFTGDLGENVSIEHFGASADYKTLFEKFGFTTEAVVDAARRSLENARSHA, encoded by the coding sequence GTGTCCGTCACCGACGATCTTGCCCGCTTGACCACCAAGCGACTGCCCGCAGACTGGACCGAGTTGGACCAGCGCGCCGTGGACACGGTCCGGGTGCTGGCCGCCGACGCGGTCGAGAAATGCGGCAGCGGGCACCCAGGCACCGCCATGAGCCTGGCCCCCGCCGCCTACGCGCTGTTCCAGCGCGTCATGCGGCACGACCCCACCGACGCCGACTGGATCGGCCGCGACCGCTTCGTGCTGTCCGCCGGCCACTCCAGCCTGACGCTGTACCTCCAGCTGTTCCTGTCCGGGTACGGGCTGGAACTGGACGACATCAAGGCGCTGCGCACCTGGGACTCCAAGACCCCCGGTCACCCGGAGTACTGGCACACGCCCGGCGTCGAGACCACCACCGGCCCGCTGGGCCAGGGGCTGGCCAACGGCGTCGGCATGGCCATCGCCGCCCGCCGCGAGCGCGGCCTGCTGGATCCGGAGTCGGCCCCGGGCGAGAGCCTGTTCGACCACCAGATCTACGTGATCGCCTCCGACGGTGACATCGAGGAGGGCGTGACCTCCGAGGCTTCTTCGCTGGCGGGCACCCAGCAGCTGGGCAACCTCACGGTGATCTACGACGCGAACGAGATCTCCATCGAGGACGACACCAGGATCGCGCTGTCCGAGGACACCGCGAAGCGCTACGAGGCCTACGGCTGGCACGTGGTGACCGTCGACGGCGGCGAGGACGTGGCCAGCATCCTGGACGCGCTGGACGCGGCCAAGGGCAAGCCGGACCAGCCGACGCTGATCGTGCTGCGCACCGTGATCGGTTTCCCGGCGCCGACGAAGATGAACACCGGCAAGGCGCACGGCGCCGCGCTGGGCGGCGACGAGATCACCGGCATCAAGAACGCGCTGGGCTTCGACCCGGACAAGACCTTCGAGGTCTCCGACGAGGTCCTCGCGCACGCCCGCAAGGTCGTCGACCGCGGCCAGGCCGCGCACGCCGAGTGGCAGCAGGGCTTCGACGCGTGGGCCGCGGCGAACCCGGAGCGCAAGGCGCTGCTGGACCGCATCCGCGTCCGCGAGCTGCCCGCCGGTTGGCACGAGAAGCTGCCGACGTGGGAGGCCGACGGCAAGGGCGTCGCCACCCGCAAGGCCTCCGGTGAGGTGCTGGCCGCGCTGGCGGACGTGCTGCCGGAGCTGTGGGGCGGTTCCGCCGACCTGGCGGAGAGCAACAACACCACGATGAAGGGCGTCGACTCGTTCGGCCCCGCGCACATCTCCACCAACTCGTGGAACGCCCAGCCGTACGGCCGCACGCTGCACTTCGGCGTCCGCGAGCACGCCATGGGCTCGATCCTCAACGGCATCGCGCTGCACGGCGGCACCCGTCCCTACGGCGGCACCTTCCTGATCTTCAGCGACTACATGCGTCCCGCGGTGCGGCTCGCGGCGCTGATGAAGGCGCCGACGATCTACGTGTGGACGCACGACTCGATCGGTCTGGGCGAGGACGGCCCGACGCACCAGCCGATCGAGCAGCTGTCCTCGCTGCGCGCCATCCCCGGCCTGTCCGTGGTGCGCCCGGCGGACGCGAACGAGACCTCGTTCGCGTGGAAGGCCGTGCTGGAGGACACCACCGCCCCCGCCGGGCTGGCGCTGACCCGCCAGGGCGTGCCGACGCTGGAGGGCACCGACGCCGAGGGCGTCGCCAAGGGCGGCTACGTGCTGACCGAGGCGTCCTCCGGCACCCCCGAGCTGGTGATCATCGCCACGGGTTCCGAGGTCCAGCTGGCCGTCGAGGCCAGGAAGATCCTGGAGGCCGACGGCGTTGCCACTCGTGTGGTGTCGATGCCGTGCGTCGAGTGGTTCGACCGGCAGGACAAGGCCTACCGCCAGCAGGTGCTGCCCCCGTCGGTGCGCGCCCGCGTGTCCGTCGAGGCCGGGATCGCCCAGTCCTGGCACCGGTTCACCGGTGACCTCGGCGAGAACGTCTCGATCGAGCACTTCGGCGCCTCGGCGGACTACAAGACCCTGTTCGAGAAGTTCGGCTTCACCACCGAGGCGGTCGTCGACGCCGCCCGGCGGAGCCTGGAGAACGCGCGCTCCCACGCGTGA
- a CDS encoding heme o synthase produces the protein MLKAYLGLLKPRVIELLLVTTIPAMLLAERGIPSPWLVLSTLIGGTMAAGSANALNCVADADIDQVMQRTRARPLVRHTVSNRHALIFGVVLGLGSFGFLWATTNLLAAVLAVATILFYVLIYTLVLKRRTAQNIVWGGAAGCMPVVIGWAGVTGRVDWPALVMFGIIFFWTPPHTWALAVKYKADYERAGVPMLPVVAEPSYVSRQIVAYSWLMVLWTLLLAPATGWLYTAFAVASGAWFLWLAHRLHTATKRGEPTKPMRLFHMSNTYLMIVCVALAVDSALGLPILGWPWS, from the coding sequence CTGCTGAAGGCCTACCTCGGGCTGCTGAAACCGCGCGTCATCGAACTGCTGCTGGTCACCACCATCCCGGCGATGCTGCTGGCCGAACGCGGCATCCCCTCGCCGTGGCTGGTGCTGTCCACGCTGATCGGCGGCACCATGGCCGCGGGCAGCGCCAACGCGCTCAACTGCGTGGCCGACGCCGACATCGACCAGGTCATGCAGCGCACCCGCGCCCGGCCGCTGGTCCGCCACACCGTCTCGAACCGGCACGCGCTGATCTTCGGCGTCGTGCTGGGCCTGGGATCGTTCGGCTTCCTCTGGGCCACCACGAACCTGCTGGCCGCGGTGCTCGCCGTCGCCACGATCCTGTTCTACGTCCTGATCTACACCCTGGTCCTCAAGCGCCGCACCGCGCAGAACATCGTCTGGGGCGGTGCCGCGGGCTGCATGCCGGTCGTGATCGGCTGGGCCGGGGTGACCGGCCGGGTGGACTGGCCCGCGCTGGTCATGTTCGGGATCATCTTCTTCTGGACGCCACCGCACACGTGGGCTCTGGCGGTGAAGTACAAGGCCGACTACGAGCGCGCGGGCGTGCCGATGCTGCCCGTCGTGGCCGAGCCCTCCTACGTGTCCCGGCAGATCGTCGCCTACAGCTGGCTGATGGTGCTGTGGACGCTGCTGCTGGCCCCGGCGACGGGATGGCTCTACACGGCGTTCGCCGTGGCCTCCGGCGCCTGGTTCCTGTGGCTGGCGCACCGGCTGCACACCGCGACCAAGCGCGGCGAACCCACCAAGCCGATGCGGCTGTTCCACATGTCCAACACGTACCTGATGATCGTGTGCGTGGCGCTCGCGGTGGACTCCGCGCTCGGCCTGCCGATCCTGGGCTGGCCCTGGTCCTGA